The following coding sequences are from one Lasioglossum baleicum chromosome 18, iyLasBale1, whole genome shotgun sequence window:
- the LOC143218077 gene encoding uncharacterized protein LOC143218077, producing MDCEKLISLVEERKSLWDPRDGQYHNRDNNRNLWCEVATLLNSTRAIVKTKWQRLRDSYRRELSRNNQPTGSQSQGVSTWQYFNQMNFLEDTYGSRAMVGNIPDTRRDSGNDAVETEMDETEGEVDDRSSNDISSLHKRSRLAKDVCAELIDIKKGKLAHLQLLHQQGQHKNNKEDDEDYIFVLSLLPYARAIPKKKKLQARVRLTQAFMNEVGGEVDDNVNYDFERDSSSSQ from the exons ATGGACTGTGAAAAGTTGATCAGTTTGGTAGAGGAAAGGAAAAGTTTGTGGGACCCTAGAGACGGTCAATACCACAACAGGGATAATAATCGGAATCTTTGGTGTGAAGTTGCCACCTTATTAAATTCCACAA GGGCTATTGTTAAAACGAAGTGGCAACGTCTGAGAGACTCGTATCGACGAGAATTAAGTAGAAACAATCAACCGACAGGCTCTCAGTCTCAAGGAGTGTCAACGTGGCAGTATTTCAACCAAATGAATTTTTTGGAGGATACCTATGGGAGTCGGGCCATGGTTGGGAACATTCCCGACACGCGCAGGGACTCTGGAAACGATGCGGTTGAAACGGAAATGGACGAGACGGAAGGGGAGGTCGATGATAGATCCTCCAATGATATATCATCGCTTCATAAGAGGTCAAGATTGGCGAAAGATGTGTGCGCAGAGCTCATAGACATCAAAAAGGGGAAACTAGCGCACCTTCAGCTGCTACACCAACAAGGACAGCACAAAAACAATAAGGAGGACGACGaagactatatcttcgttttgaGTTTGCTCCCCTATGCGCGTGCAAtaccgaagaaaaaaaaattgcaagCGCGCGTCCGGCTGACACAAGCCTTTATGAATGAAGTGGGAGGGGAAGTGGATGATAACGTAAATTATGATTTCGAGAGAGATTCGTCCTCGTCGCAATAA